From one Rosa rugosa chromosome 4, drRosRugo1.1, whole genome shotgun sequence genomic stretch:
- the LOC133742056 gene encoding GDSL esterase/lipase At5g62930 isoform X2 — MRPEILLFGDSITEQSFQLGGWGAALADTYSRKADVKVRGYGGYNTRWALFLLHQIFPLDSRKPPAAATIFFGANDAAILGRTSERQHVPLEEFEENLRKIVLHLKECSHTILIVLITPPPVDEEGRNEYARSLYGEDARKLPERTNEAAEVYAKKCLELAEEMGIRSINLWSKLQETEGWQKKFLSDGLHLTPEGNAVVHQEVVRVFKEAWFSADEMPYDFPHHSVIDGENPEKAFEQRCI, encoded by the exons ATGAGACCTGAAATCTTGTTGTTTGGAGACTCGATAACAGAGCAGTCCTTCCAATTAGGAGGCTGGGGTGCCGCTCTTGCTGACACCTATTCTCGCAAG GCTGATGTCAAAGTTCGTGGCTATGGTGGGTACAACACCAGATGGGCGCTGTTCTTGTTGCATCAGATCTTTCCTCTG GATTCCAGAAAACCTCCTGCTGCTGCCACAATTTTCTTTGGGGCCAATGATGCAGCTATTTTGGGGAGAACAAGTGAACGGCAACATGTTCCTCTTGAAGAGTTCGAGGAGAATCTCAGAAAAATTGTTCTCCATTTGAAG GAGTGCAGTCACACAATTCTGATTGTGCTTATCACTCCACCGCCTGTGGATGAGGAAGGGCGTAATGAATATGCACG ATCTTTGTATGGTGAGGATGCTAGGAAACTGCCAGAAAGGACAAATGAAGCAGCAGAAGTTTATGCAAAGAAGTGCCTTGAGCTAGCTGAGGAAATGGGTATCCGCTCCATCAATCTTTGGTCCAAGTTGCAGGAAACAGAGGGTTGGCAGAAGAAATTTCTAAG CGACGGGTTGCACCTAACACCAGAAGGCAATGCTGTAGTCCACCAAGAAGTTGTAAGAGTTTTCAAGGAAGCATGGTTTTCTGCTGACGAAATGCCTTATGATTTTCCTCACCACTCAGTAATTGATGGGGAGAACCCTGAGAAAGCTTTTGAGCAAAGATGCATATAA
- the LOC133744933 gene encoding uncharacterized protein LOC133744933, whose product MLDVPAVRDLEVAATTLDRPDLACVPEYAVLYQATVSLQPWVLYFDESRTDTLAGAGIALENPAGDHFSYSFQLEFQCTNNQAEYEALIIGLEVLLEMGIRDVQILGDSLLVINQLCNEFRCNSFTLVPYWNRALELLDQFDNVHLEYIPRERNFAANELAQLATGVTLRYGVRERILKVERRTLPSWMARRDPPDDTSVATLESIDVDWRIPLINYLKYPDQTTDRRIRYLALNYFLRGDELRRRGEDSVDFRCVYGHEAKQLMREVHSGISGAHQAGPKMRCPLYSLGPQEDGRWI is encoded by the exons atgctGGATGTCCCCGCGGTTAGAGATTTAGAGGTCGCTGCCACAACTTTAGATCGCCCAGATTTGGCGTGCGTGCCAGAGTATGCTGTActgtatcaagccacagtctcactccagccctgggtgttatattttgacgaGTCAAGAACGGATACGCTAGCAGGAGCAGGAATTGCACTAGAGAATCCAGCTGGAGATCACTTTTCGTACTCATTCCAGTTGGAGTTTCAATGTACCAACAACCAGGCAGAATATGAGGCCTTAATCATAGGCCTAGAAGTACTACTGGAAATGGGAATCAGAGATGTACAAATACTTGGCGATTCTCTTTTGGTTATCAATCAGTTGTGCAATGAGTTCAGATGCAATAGCTTCACGTTGGTCCCTTATTGGAACAGGGCATTAGAACTGTTGGACCAATTTGATAATGTACATCTTGAGTACATTCCTCGCGAGCGAAATTTTGCCGCAAACGAGTTGGCCCAGCTGGCAACAGGGGTAACATTGAGATATGGCGTGCGGGAGAGAATCCTTAAAGTCGAGCGTCGCACgcttccttcatggatggcGAGAAGAGATCCTCCAGACGATACCTCAGTCGCGACCCTGGAATCCATTGACGTGGATTggcgcatccctttgatcaattatctaaaGTATCCTGATCAGACCACGGATAGAAGGATTCGCTATCTTGCCCTCAACTACTTCCTCAGAGGCGATGAACTTCGCAGACGAGGAGAAGATAGCGTGGATTTCAGATGTGTTTATGGCCACGAAGCGAAACAACTCATGCGCGAAGTTCATTCTGGCATTTCTGGCGCCCACCAAGCAGGTCCAAAGATGCGATG CCCATTATACAGCCTTGGCCCGCAAGAGGATGGGCGCTGGAtttaa
- the LOC133742056 gene encoding GDSL esterase/lipase At5g62930 isoform X1, translated as MQIKETARRYIRDTAGVVLLLISEQRIRRTMRPEILLFGDSITEQSFQLGGWGAALADTYSRKADVKVRGYGGYNTRWALFLLHQIFPLDSRKPPAAATIFFGANDAAILGRTSERQHVPLEEFEENLRKIVLHLKECSHTILIVLITPPPVDEEGRNEYARSLYGEDARKLPERTNEAAEVYAKKCLELAEEMGIRSINLWSKLQETEGWQKKFLSDGLHLTPEGNAVVHQEVVRVFKEAWFSADEMPYDFPHHSVIDGENPEKAFEQRCI; from the exons ATGCAGATTAAGGAAACGGCTCGTCGTTATATAAGA GACACAGCAGGAGTAGTACTGCTTCTGATTTCTGAACAAAGAATCAGAAGGACGATGAGACCTGAAATCTTGTTGTTTGGAGACTCGATAACAGAGCAGTCCTTCCAATTAGGAGGCTGGGGTGCCGCTCTTGCTGACACCTATTCTCGCAAG GCTGATGTCAAAGTTCGTGGCTATGGTGGGTACAACACCAGATGGGCGCTGTTCTTGTTGCATCAGATCTTTCCTCTG GATTCCAGAAAACCTCCTGCTGCTGCCACAATTTTCTTTGGGGCCAATGATGCAGCTATTTTGGGGAGAACAAGTGAACGGCAACATGTTCCTCTTGAAGAGTTCGAGGAGAATCTCAGAAAAATTGTTCTCCATTTGAAG GAGTGCAGTCACACAATTCTGATTGTGCTTATCACTCCACCGCCTGTGGATGAGGAAGGGCGTAATGAATATGCACG ATCTTTGTATGGTGAGGATGCTAGGAAACTGCCAGAAAGGACAAATGAAGCAGCAGAAGTTTATGCAAAGAAGTGCCTTGAGCTAGCTGAGGAAATGGGTATCCGCTCCATCAATCTTTGGTCCAAGTTGCAGGAAACAGAGGGTTGGCAGAAGAAATTTCTAAG CGACGGGTTGCACCTAACACCAGAAGGCAATGCTGTAGTCCACCAAGAAGTTGTAAGAGTTTTCAAGGAAGCATGGTTTTCTGCTGACGAAATGCCTTATGATTTTCCTCACCACTCAGTAATTGATGGGGAGAACCCTGAGAAAGCTTTTGAGCAAAGATGCATATAA
- the LOC133742055 gene encoding probable boron transporter 2 isoform X2 yields MYTFMFNFAKDRKDLGQELFLAWTGWVCVWTSILLFLLAILGACSIINRFTRIAGELFGLLIAMLFMQQAIRGVVEEFGVPEREKPNQTALLPSWRFGNGMFALVLSFGLLFTALRSRKARSWRYGTGWLRGFIADYGVPLMVLVWTAVSYIPVNDVPKGIPRRLFSPNPWSTGAYSNWTVIKEMMTVPPLYIVGAFIPATMIAVLYYFDHSVASQLAQQKEFNLKKPTSYHYDLLLLGFLVILCGLIGIPPANGVIPQSPMHTKSLATLKHQLLRNKLVVTARNSIRKNSTLSQLYRNMQEAYNEMQTPLVYQRPSALGLKELKESTVQLASSTGYIDAPVDETVFDVDKDIDDLLPIEVKEQRLSNVLQALLAGGCVAAMPLLKKIPTSVLWGYFAFMAIESLPGNQFWERILFLFTAPSRRYKVLEKYHGTFLETVPFKTIATFTLFQTAYLLLCFGLTWIPIAGVLFPLLIMLLVPVRQYLLPKFFKRAHLQDLDAAEYEEAPAVAFNMSFEDQDVQARINNMDGGEILDEIITRSRGEIRRTQSPKVSSLTPTSSLEGIKSAYSPRLTQRVYSPRLNELRGERSPRLNVQGHETEHTPSPRLNEPRGEQSPRMHGQGIETVQTPSPGPSVLGQSTPGSSSYKT; encoded by the exons ATGTATACATTTATGTTCAACTTTGCTAAGGACCGAAAGGATTTGGGACAGGAACTCTTTTTAGCTTGGACTGGATG GGTATGTGTGTGGACATCCATTTTGCTCTTCTTGCTGGCCATTCTGGGTGCTTGCTCTATAATCAATAGGTTTACACGTATTGCTGGTGAATTATTTGGTCTTCTTATCGCAATGCTTTTTATGCAGCAGGCCATAAGA GGAGTTGTAGAGGAATTTGGCGTACCTGAAAGAGAAAAGCCAAATCAGACTGCACTCCTACCTTCTTGGAGGTTTGGCAATGGAATGTTTGCATTAGTTCTGTCATTTGGCCTTCTATTTACTGCATTGAGAAGTCGTAAAGCTAGATCGTGGCGTTATGGCACAG GTTGGCTACGTGGATTTATAGCGGATTATGGAGTCCCACTTATGGTTCTTGTATGGACTGCTGTATCTTACATACCGGTTAATGATGTCCCAAAAGGAATCCCAAGACGACTTTTCAGTCCAAATCCATGGTCTACTGGTGCATACTCAAACTGGACAGTTATCAAG GAGATGATGACTGTTCCTCCTTTATATATAGTTGGAGCATTTATACCAGCAACTATGATTGCTGTGCTCTACTACTTCGATCACAGTGTTGCATCTCAACTTGCCCAACAGAAGGAGTTTAATCTAAAGAAACCAACTTCATATCACTATGACCTTCTCCTTCTCGGATTTCTG gtcataTTGTGTGGGCTTATTGGCATTCCCCCTGCCAATGGTGTAATTCCACAATCTCCTATGCATACAAAAAGCTTAGCTACTCTAAAACATCAG CTTTTGCGGAATAAGCTTGTAGTAACAGCAAGGAATAGTATACGCAAAAACTCAACTTTGAGTCAATTATACCGCAACATGCAAGAAGCATACAATGAAATGCAGACTCCACTAGTCTACCAACGTCCATCTGCTCTG GGACTAAAAGAGCTGAAAGAATCCACAGTCCAATTAGCCTCAAGTACTGGCTACATTGATGCCCCTGTTGATGAAACCGTTTTTGATGTGGATAAGGATATTGATGATCTTTTACCTATTGAAGTAAAAGAGCAACGCCTCAGCAATGTGCTTCAGGCATTGCTGGCTGGTGGTTGTGTAGCTGCTATGCCTCTTTTGAAGAAAATCCCAACCTCAGTTCTTTGGGGTTATTTTGCTTTTATGGCAATTGAAAGCTTGCCTGGAAACCAATTCTGGGAGAGAATATTGTTTCTTTTCACTGCTCCAAGTCGAAGATACAA GGTGCTGGAGAAGTATCATGGAACCTTTCTTGAGACTGTGCCTTTTAAAACAATCGCGACCTTCACCTTGTTCCAGACAGCTTACTTGCTTCTGTGTTTTGGCCTAACATGGATCCCAATTGCCGGGGTGCTCTTCCCGTTGTTGATCATGCTTCTAGTCCCAGTGCGGCAGTATTTGCTCCCTAAGTTTTTTAAAAGGGCTCACCTTCAAGACCTGGATGCTGCAGAATACGAGGAAGCCCCTGCCGTTGCTTTCAACATGTCCTTTGAA GATCAGGATGTTCAGGCAAGAATAAATAACATGGATGGTGGGGAAATACTTGATGAAATTATTACAAGAAGCCGCGGGGAGATCCGCCGCACTCAGAGTCCAAAAGTATCAAGTTTGACCCCTACTTCTTCACTAGAAGGTATAAAATCAGCTTATAGCCCAAGGTTAACGCAGAGAGTATACAGCCCCCGTTTAAATGAACTGAGAGGAGAAAGAAGCCCCCGACTAAATGTACAAGGTCACGAAACAGAACACACTCCCAGCCCCCGTTTGAATGAACCAAGAGGAGAACAAAGCCCCCGAATGCATGGTCAGGGAATCGAAACAGTGCAGACTCCCAGCCCTGGACCATCTGTCCTTGGACAAAGCACTCCTGGCTCTTCAAGCTACAAAACCTAG
- the LOC133742055 gene encoding probable boron transporter 2 isoform X1: MEETFVPFRGIKNDLKGRILCYKQDWTGGLRAGIRILAPTTYVFFASTIPVISFGEQLERTTNGTLTAVQTLASTAICGVIHSVVGGQPLLILGVAEPTVLMYTFMFNFAKDRKDLGQELFLAWTGWVCVWTSILLFLLAILGACSIINRFTRIAGELFGLLIAMLFMQQAIRGVVEEFGVPEREKPNQTALLPSWRFGNGMFALVLSFGLLFTALRSRKARSWRYGTGWLRGFIADYGVPLMVLVWTAVSYIPVNDVPKGIPRRLFSPNPWSTGAYSNWTVIKEMMTVPPLYIVGAFIPATMIAVLYYFDHSVASQLAQQKEFNLKKPTSYHYDLLLLGFLVILCGLIGIPPANGVIPQSPMHTKSLATLKHQLLRNKLVVTARNSIRKNSTLSQLYRNMQEAYNEMQTPLVYQRPSALGLKELKESTVQLASSTGYIDAPVDETVFDVDKDIDDLLPIEVKEQRLSNVLQALLAGGCVAAMPLLKKIPTSVLWGYFAFMAIESLPGNQFWERILFLFTAPSRRYKVLEKYHGTFLETVPFKTIATFTLFQTAYLLLCFGLTWIPIAGVLFPLLIMLLVPVRQYLLPKFFKRAHLQDLDAAEYEEAPAVAFNMSFEDQDVQARINNMDGGEILDEIITRSRGEIRRTQSPKVSSLTPTSSLEGIKSAYSPRLTQRVYSPRLNELRGERSPRLNVQGHETEHTPSPRLNEPRGEQSPRMHGQGIETVQTPSPGPSVLGQSTPGSSSYKT; the protein is encoded by the exons ATGGAAGAAACGTTTGTTCCTTTTCGTGGGATCAAGAATGACCTCAAAGGAAGAATTCTTTGCTACAAACAAGATTGGACTGGTGGTTTACGAGCGGGTATAAG GATCTTGGCCCCAACAACATACGTATTCTTTGCTTCAACAATTCCAGTTATATCTTTTGGGGAGCAGCTGGAAAGAACTACAA ATGGAACTTTGACTGCAGTACAGACTCTTGCATCAACTGCAATTTGTGGTGTTATCCATTCAGTTGTTGGAGGGCAGCCCCTGCTCATACTAGGGGTGGCTGAACCAACAGTATTGATGTATACATTTATGTTCAACTTTGCTAAGGACCGAAAGGATTTGGGACAGGAACTCTTTTTAGCTTGGACTGGATG GGTATGTGTGTGGACATCCATTTTGCTCTTCTTGCTGGCCATTCTGGGTGCTTGCTCTATAATCAATAGGTTTACACGTATTGCTGGTGAATTATTTGGTCTTCTTATCGCAATGCTTTTTATGCAGCAGGCCATAAGA GGAGTTGTAGAGGAATTTGGCGTACCTGAAAGAGAAAAGCCAAATCAGACTGCACTCCTACCTTCTTGGAGGTTTGGCAATGGAATGTTTGCATTAGTTCTGTCATTTGGCCTTCTATTTACTGCATTGAGAAGTCGTAAAGCTAGATCGTGGCGTTATGGCACAG GTTGGCTACGTGGATTTATAGCGGATTATGGAGTCCCACTTATGGTTCTTGTATGGACTGCTGTATCTTACATACCGGTTAATGATGTCCCAAAAGGAATCCCAAGACGACTTTTCAGTCCAAATCCATGGTCTACTGGTGCATACTCAAACTGGACAGTTATCAAG GAGATGATGACTGTTCCTCCTTTATATATAGTTGGAGCATTTATACCAGCAACTATGATTGCTGTGCTCTACTACTTCGATCACAGTGTTGCATCTCAACTTGCCCAACAGAAGGAGTTTAATCTAAAGAAACCAACTTCATATCACTATGACCTTCTCCTTCTCGGATTTCTG gtcataTTGTGTGGGCTTATTGGCATTCCCCCTGCCAATGGTGTAATTCCACAATCTCCTATGCATACAAAAAGCTTAGCTACTCTAAAACATCAG CTTTTGCGGAATAAGCTTGTAGTAACAGCAAGGAATAGTATACGCAAAAACTCAACTTTGAGTCAATTATACCGCAACATGCAAGAAGCATACAATGAAATGCAGACTCCACTAGTCTACCAACGTCCATCTGCTCTG GGACTAAAAGAGCTGAAAGAATCCACAGTCCAATTAGCCTCAAGTACTGGCTACATTGATGCCCCTGTTGATGAAACCGTTTTTGATGTGGATAAGGATATTGATGATCTTTTACCTATTGAAGTAAAAGAGCAACGCCTCAGCAATGTGCTTCAGGCATTGCTGGCTGGTGGTTGTGTAGCTGCTATGCCTCTTTTGAAGAAAATCCCAACCTCAGTTCTTTGGGGTTATTTTGCTTTTATGGCAATTGAAAGCTTGCCTGGAAACCAATTCTGGGAGAGAATATTGTTTCTTTTCACTGCTCCAAGTCGAAGATACAA GGTGCTGGAGAAGTATCATGGAACCTTTCTTGAGACTGTGCCTTTTAAAACAATCGCGACCTTCACCTTGTTCCAGACAGCTTACTTGCTTCTGTGTTTTGGCCTAACATGGATCCCAATTGCCGGGGTGCTCTTCCCGTTGTTGATCATGCTTCTAGTCCCAGTGCGGCAGTATTTGCTCCCTAAGTTTTTTAAAAGGGCTCACCTTCAAGACCTGGATGCTGCAGAATACGAGGAAGCCCCTGCCGTTGCTTTCAACATGTCCTTTGAA GATCAGGATGTTCAGGCAAGAATAAATAACATGGATGGTGGGGAAATACTTGATGAAATTATTACAAGAAGCCGCGGGGAGATCCGCCGCACTCAGAGTCCAAAAGTATCAAGTTTGACCCCTACTTCTTCACTAGAAGGTATAAAATCAGCTTATAGCCCAAGGTTAACGCAGAGAGTATACAGCCCCCGTTTAAATGAACTGAGAGGAGAAAGAAGCCCCCGACTAAATGTACAAGGTCACGAAACAGAACACACTCCCAGCCCCCGTTTGAATGAACCAAGAGGAGAACAAAGCCCCCGAATGCATGGTCAGGGAATCGAAACAGTGCAGACTCCCAGCCCTGGACCATCTGTCCTTGGACAAAGCACTCCTGGCTCTTCAAGCTACAAAACCTAG